In Acidobacteriota bacterium, the following are encoded in one genomic region:
- the ribB gene encoding 3,4-dihydroxy-2-butanone-4-phosphate synthase: protein MSDARAYGSPLATIEEAIAEFQAGRMVIVVDDEDRENEGDLTMSAESITPEAINFMAKHGRGLICLAMTEQRLDHLQIPLQTTRNTATFGTAFCELIDAKVGTTTGISAADRARTIQVAIDPASKPADLARPGHIPPLRARNGGVLVRAGQTEASVDLARLAGMVPAGVICEIMNDDGTMARLPQLEIFAREHNMKMVSVADLIRYRLKTERYVRRLAESVIDTEYGEFRMIAYESDVDAGMHIALVMGAIAGDTPVLVRVHSHCLLGDVFASTRCQCHTLVHQSLERIGKEGRGVLLYLHQSGMGFHIENPENGLPARIVSHARPVPAENEPEFARRVQHESGIGAQILSDLQLKTVRLLTNHPRKVVALEAYGIKITEQVPVSKAPSRV, encoded by the coding sequence ATGAGTGATGCCAGGGCATACGGATCACCACTAGCCACCATTGAAGAGGCCATTGCCGAGTTCCAGGCCGGTCGCATGGTAATCGTGGTCGATGATGAGGACCGCGAAAATGAAGGCGACTTGACCATGTCCGCCGAGAGCATTACGCCGGAGGCCATTAACTTCATGGCCAAGCATGGCCGCGGCCTCATCTGCCTGGCCATGACTGAGCAGCGCCTCGACCACTTGCAAATTCCCCTGCAGACCACGCGCAACACGGCAACCTTCGGCACGGCCTTCTGCGAATTGATTGACGCCAAAGTGGGCACCACCACAGGCATTTCCGCCGCCGACCGCGCGCGCACGATTCAAGTAGCCATTGACCCGGCCAGTAAGCCGGCTGATCTCGCGCGTCCCGGACACATACCACCGCTGCGCGCGCGCAACGGGGGTGTGCTGGTGCGCGCTGGGCAGACCGAGGCTTCAGTGGATCTGGCTCGCCTTGCCGGCATGGTCCCCGCCGGTGTGATCTGCGAGATCATGAACGACGACGGCACGATGGCACGACTCCCGCAACTCGAAATATTTGCTCGCGAGCACAACATGAAGATGGTCTCGGTCGCCGACCTGATCCGCTACCGCCTGAAGACAGAGCGCTACGTTCGCCGCCTGGCCGAGTCCGTCATCGACACTGAGTATGGCGAGTTCCGCATGATCGCGTATGAATCCGACGTGGACGCAGGAATGCACATTGCGCTGGTAATGGGCGCCATCGCTGGCGACACCCCCGTCCTGGTCCGTGTGCATTCGCACTGCCTGTTGGGCGATGTTTTCGCCTCCACGCGCTGCCAGTGCCACACGCTGGTGCATCAGTCTCTGGAGCGCATCGGCAAGGAAGGACGCGGCGTGCTGCTTTATCTCCACCAGAGCGGCATGGGCTTCCATATCGAAAACCCGGAGAACGGATTGCCCGCGCGCATTGTCTCCCATGCGCGTCCCGTCCCGGCAGAGAATGAACCAGAGTTCGCGCGGCGTGTCCAGCATGAGAGCGGCATCGGCGCGCAGATTCTCTCCGATCTGCAATTAAAAACCGTCCGCCTGCTGACCAATCATCCGCGCAAAGTAGTCGCGCTGGAGGCTTACGGCATCAAAATTACGGAACAGGTTCCCGTGAGCAAGGCGCCCTCGCGGGTGTAG